Proteins from one Impatiens glandulifera chromosome 2, dImpGla2.1, whole genome shotgun sequence genomic window:
- the LOC124928180 gene encoding uncharacterized protein LOC124928180 yields the protein MGIKISIFVIICLVGNCFEVGAILLSNKEDLELEKQLRLINKPSLATITTFYGDVYDCIDFYKQPAFDHILLKNHTFYPQMDYKYVNKNNSNNSSSINARPFKIFKEGGCPVGSVPIRRTTKADLIREKKYLSKFESLERANPDVAIVQTSKGYGPFNGAGMIAGVYKPKASGLQYSGVRLRLQNNEDLIQIGWRDQATGNWWVEVGNNIRLGFWPAGLFSDLRKLATYVDWGGEVFNTNDKKEIDMGLGAIPYLKEIDRTAYCRVLQVSTPDGKTTDAARTQSYTNEQYHYNILNIDHADDYYRHLILYGGPYRNF from the exons ATGGGTATAAAGATTTCAATTTTTGTGATCATATGTTTAGTAGGCAATTGCTTTGAAGTTGGGGCTATTTTGTTATCTAACAAAGAAGATTTAGAATTAGAGAAACAACTTCGTCTTATAAACAAACCGTCACTCGCCACAATTACG ACGTTTTATGGTGATGTATACGACTGTATAGATTTTTATAAGCAACCAGCCTTTGATCATATCCTATTAAAGAATCATACTTTTTATCCTCAG atGGATTACAAGTAcgtaaacaaaaataatagcAATAATTCGTCTTCCATCAATGCACgtccatttaaaatatttaaagaaggAGGTTGTCCGGTTGGAAGTGTGCCTATTAGAAGAACGACAAAAGCGGATCTCATTAGGGAAAAGAAATATTTGTCGAAATTTGAATCTCTTGAACGAGCCAATCCCGAT GTTGCTATTGTCCAAACTAGTAAAGGATATGGCCCTTTTAATGGAGCTGGAATGATAGCAGGTGTCTATAAACCTAAAGCTAGTGGACTACAATATAGTGGAGTTCGATTAAGACTACAAAATAATGAAGATTTGATTCAAATTGGATGGAgg GACCAAGCAACCGGTAACTGGTGGGTCGAAGTTGGGAATAATATCCGATTAGGATTTTGGCCGGCAGGGTTGTTTAGTGATCTAAGGAAACTAGCAACATATGTTGATTGGGGTGGAGAAGTTTTTAATACAAACgataaaaaagaaattgatatgGGGCTCGGAGCTATACCTTATTTGAAGGAAATCGATAGAACTGCTTATTGTCGGGTTCTTCAAGTTTCAACTCCGGATGGGAAGACAACCGATGCTGCGCGGACACAATCATATACAAACGAacaatatcattataatattttgaatatcgATCATGCTGATGATTATTACCGACACCTAATACTTTATGGAGGGCCTTATAGAAACTTTTAA